In Synechococcus sp. HK05, one DNA window encodes the following:
- a CDS encoding Uma2 family endonuclease — MTLATVPANGLAPLLLPERLRLTAEQFEAVCHANPDAVLELDASGQLIQMTPTAGETGVRNGTLLILLGMALRESGLPLKLFDSSTGFRLPDGSVLSPDASLLRRERWDALTAEERRGFAPLCPDLVVELASPSDEGPRGLTALRRKMAAYQANGAQLGWLLIPEQRAVEVWLAGASQPERIAPATTLDAGPHFTGLQIDLDEVWQG; from the coding sequence ATGACGCTTGCAACCGTGCCTGCCAATGGTCTGGCTCCGCTCCTTCTGCCAGAGCGTCTACGCCTGACAGCTGAGCAATTCGAAGCCGTCTGCCACGCCAACCCCGATGCCGTGCTGGAGCTCGATGCCAGCGGCCAGTTGATTCAGATGACACCCACCGCCGGCGAAACCGGCGTACGCAACGGCACCTTGCTGATCTTGTTAGGCATGGCCCTTCGCGAATCAGGGCTGCCGCTCAAGCTGTTCGACAGCTCCACAGGGTTTCGATTGCCCGACGGCTCGGTGCTGAGCCCGGATGCTTCGTTGCTGCGGCGGGAGCGCTGGGACGCGCTGACGGCCGAGGAGAGGCGCGGCTTTGCACCCCTCTGTCCGGATCTGGTGGTGGAGCTGGCCAGCCCCAGCGATGAAGGTCCTCGCGGCCTCACGGCCCTGCGCCGCAAGATGGCGGCCTATCAGGCCAACGGTGCTCAGCTCGGATGGTTGCTGATCCCTGAGCAGCGCGCTGTGGAGGTGTGGCTGGCCGGGGCTTCACAGCCCGAGCGGATCGCGCCGGCCACAACACTCGATGCCGGCCCTCACTTCACGGGGCTGCAGATCGATCTGGATGAGGTTTGGCAGGGCTAG
- the uvrA gene encoding excinuclease ABC subunit UvrA gives MPRALAKSVNEKAALQALNGGSLEDVIRVRGARQHNLKNVDVTIPRNQLVVFTGVSGSGKSSLAFDTIFAEGQRRYVESLSAYARQFLGQVDKPDVDAIEGLSPAISIDQKSTSHNPRSTVGTVTEIQDYLRLLFGRAGEPHCPECDRSIRPQSIDEMVDQILTLPEGTRYQLLAPVVRGKKGTHVKLLSGLVAEGFARVRINGEVRELADNIELDKNHAHNIEVVVDRLVSREGIQERLTDSLRTALKRGDGLALVEVVPKGDEELPEGVERERLYSENFACPVHGAVMEELSPRLFSFNSPYGACADCHGIGHLRQFTMERVIPDPSQPVYAAVAPWAEKDNAYYFSLLYSVGEAFGFEIKTPWNELTPEQHEVLLHGSKEPIAIQADSRYRKSQTYVRPFEGILPILERQLRDASGESMRQKLEKYLELVPCASCHGLRLKPEALAVRVGPYRIHELTSTSVGESLRRIEELMGVGAHEGDTPLLNPRQIQIGDLVLREIRMRLKFLLDVGLDYLSLDRPAMTLSGGEAQRIRLATQIGAGLTGVLYVLDEPSIGLHQRDNDRLLNTLIKLRDLGNTLIVVEHDEDTIRAADYIVDIGPGAGVHGGHIVAEGDFNALISAEDSLTGAYLSGRRSIPTPAERRDTGSRKLTLVGCARNNLSGFDVEFPLGRLVCVTGVSGSGKSTMVNELLHPALEHKLGMKVPFPSGVEELKGIKAIDKVIVIDQSPIGRTPRSNPATYTGAFDPIRQVFAATVEAKARGYQVGQFSFNVKGGRCEACSGQGVNVIEMNFLPDVYVQCDVCKGARYNRETLQVKYKGHTIADVLEMTVEQACEVFSAIPQAADRLRTLVDVGLGYVKLGQPAPTLSGGEAQRVKLATELSKRATGKTLYLIDEPTTGLSFYDVHKLMDVIQRLVDKGNSVLVIEHNLDVIRCSDWIIDLGPEGGDKGGQIVVTGTPEEVAAHPTSHTGRYLKQVLEQHPPQPVAA, from the coding sequence ATGCCCCGCGCCCTCGCCAAGAGCGTGAACGAGAAAGCGGCGTTGCAGGCGCTGAATGGTGGTTCGCTCGAGGATGTGATCCGGGTGCGGGGTGCCCGCCAGCACAATCTCAAGAACGTCGACGTCACCATCCCGCGCAACCAGCTGGTGGTGTTCACCGGGGTGAGCGGCAGCGGCAAGAGCTCCCTGGCGTTCGACACGATCTTTGCCGAGGGTCAGCGCCGCTACGTCGAAAGTCTGTCGGCGTACGCGCGGCAATTCCTCGGGCAGGTGGACAAGCCCGATGTGGATGCGATCGAGGGCCTCTCGCCCGCCATCTCGATCGATCAGAAATCCACGAGCCACAACCCCCGCTCCACTGTCGGCACCGTCACCGAGATTCAGGACTACCTGCGTCTTTTGTTCGGCCGCGCCGGCGAACCCCACTGCCCGGAGTGCGATCGCTCGATCCGGCCCCAGTCGATCGACGAGATGGTCGATCAGATCCTCACCCTGCCCGAGGGCACTCGCTATCAGCTGCTGGCACCGGTGGTGCGCGGCAAGAAGGGCACCCACGTGAAGCTGCTCTCCGGCCTGGTGGCCGAGGGCTTCGCCCGGGTGCGCATCAACGGCGAAGTGCGTGAGCTGGCCGACAACATCGAGCTCGATAAGAACCACGCCCACAACATCGAGGTGGTGGTGGATCGTCTGGTGTCCCGCGAGGGCATCCAGGAACGACTCACCGATTCGCTGCGCACCGCCCTCAAGCGCGGCGATGGCTTGGCCTTGGTGGAGGTGGTGCCCAAGGGGGATGAGGAGTTGCCGGAAGGTGTGGAGCGTGAGCGGCTCTACTCCGAGAACTTCGCCTGCCCCGTGCACGGCGCCGTGATGGAGGAGCTGTCGCCGCGGCTGTTCTCGTTTAACAGTCCCTACGGCGCCTGCGCCGATTGCCACGGCATCGGCCATCTGCGCCAGTTCACGATGGAGCGGGTGATTCCCGATCCGTCGCAGCCGGTGTATGCCGCGGTGGCGCCATGGGCGGAGAAAGACAACGCTTACTACTTCTCCTTGCTCTATTCGGTGGGTGAGGCCTTCGGCTTCGAGATCAAAACCCCCTGGAACGAACTCACCCCTGAGCAGCACGAGGTGTTGCTGCACGGCTCGAAGGAGCCGATCGCGATTCAGGCCGATAGCCGCTACCGCAAATCGCAGACCTACGTGCGGCCCTTCGAGGGGATCCTGCCGATCCTCGAGCGGCAGCTGCGCGATGCCAGCGGCGAATCCATGCGCCAGAAGCTGGAGAAATATCTTGAGCTGGTGCCGTGCGCCAGCTGCCACGGTCTGCGCCTCAAGCCGGAAGCTCTGGCTGTGCGGGTGGGCCCCTACCGGATTCACGAGCTCACCAGCACCAGTGTGGGCGAAAGCCTGCGGCGGATCGAAGAGCTGATGGGGGTGGGCGCCCACGAAGGCGATACGCCGCTGCTCAACCCCCGCCAGATCCAGATCGGCGACTTGGTGCTGCGCGAGATCCGCATGCGCCTCAAGTTTTTGCTGGATGTGGGGCTCGACTACCTGAGCCTCGATCGGCCGGCGATGACCCTCTCAGGCGGTGAAGCCCAACGCATCCGCTTGGCCACCCAGATCGGCGCTGGCCTCACCGGCGTGCTCTACGTGCTCGATGAGCCGAGCATCGGCCTGCACCAGCGCGACAACGACCGCCTGCTCAACACGCTCATCAAGCTTCGCGATCTGGGCAACACCCTGATCGTGGTGGAGCACGACGAAGACACGATCCGCGCCGCCGATTACATCGTGGACATCGGCCCCGGCGCCGGCGTGCATGGCGGCCACATTGTGGCGGAAGGCGATTTCAACGCCCTGATCAGCGCGGAAGACTCCCTCACTGGCGCCTACCTGAGCGGTCGCCGCTCGATCCCCACCCCGGCTGAGCGGCGCGATACCGGTTCCCGCAAGCTCACGCTCGTGGGCTGCGCCCGCAACAACCTTTCTGGCTTCGATGTGGAATTTCCCCTGGGCCGCTTGGTGTGTGTGACCGGGGTGAGCGGCAGCGGCAAGAGCACGATGGTGAACGAGCTGCTGCACCCGGCGCTCGAGCACAAGCTCGGCATGAAGGTGCCCTTCCCCTCCGGCGTGGAAGAACTGAAGGGAATCAAGGCGATCGACAAGGTGATCGTGATCGATCAATCGCCGATCGGCCGCACCCCCCGCTCCAACCCCGCCACCTACACCGGCGCCTTTGATCCCATCCGCCAGGTGTTCGCTGCCACGGTGGAGGCCAAGGCCCGCGGCTATCAGGTGGGCCAGTTCAGCTTCAACGTGAAGGGCGGCCGCTGCGAGGCCTGCAGCGGCCAGGGCGTGAACGTGATCGAGATGAACTTCCTGCCCGATGTCTATGTGCAGTGCGACGTGTGCAAAGGCGCCCGCTACAACCGCGAGACATTGCAGGTGAAATACAAAGGCCACACCATCGCCGATGTGCTGGAGATGACAGTGGAGCAGGCCTGCGAGGTGTTCTCTGCCATCCCCCAGGCAGCGGATCGCCTGCGCACCCTGGTGGATGTTGGCCTCGGCTACGTGAAGCTGGGCCAGCCGGCGCCCACCCTCTCAGGCGGTGAAGCCCAGCGGGTGAAACTCGCCACCGAGCTCTCCAAACGTGCCACCGGTAAAACGCTTTATCTGATCGACGAACCCACCACCGGCCTCAGCTTCTACGACGTGCACAAGCTGATGGATGTGATCCAGCGGCTGGTGGATAAGGGCAATTCCGTGCTGGTGATTGAGCACAACCTCGATGTGATCCGCTGCTCCGACTGGATCATTGACCTCGGACCCGAAGGCGGCGATAAGGGCGGGCAGATCGTGGTCACGGGAACGCCAGAAGAGGTGGCTGCCCATCCCACCAGCCATACGGGGCGCTATCTCAAGCAGGTGCTGGAGCAGCACCCGCCGCAGCCGGTGGCGGCTTAA
- a CDS encoding DNA topoisomerase (ATP-hydrolyzing) subunit A, with protein MPKARPDQPLPDPSDDRRIQPIELHQEMQRSYLEYAMSVIVGRALPDARDGLKPVQRRILYAMHELGLTPDRPYRKCARVVGDVLGKYHPHGDQAVYDALVRLVQTFASRNPLLDGHGNFGSVDDDPPAAMRYTETRLAPIANEAMLDEIGDDTVDFAPNFDGSQQEPTVLPAQLPFLILNGCTGIAVGMATNIPPHNLGEVVDALIALVRKPDLADEKLLELVPGPDFPTGGEVLTGSGVRDTYLTGRGSIPMRGVAHIEEIQPGKGRHKRGAVVITELPYQLSKAGWIEKLAEQVNDGKINGIADIRDESDREGMRVVVELRRDANPETVLGELQRRTALQSNYGAILLALVHGKPIQLTLRQLLQEFLEYRELTLIRRTRHALKRTEDRLEVVEGLITALNALPKVIEMITAAPDAASAKASLQVHLDLNERQADAVLAMPLRRLTGLEQKSLRKEAEDLRQERSRLRHLLDERPALLDAMVAEFKALKKRFATPRRTRLVEGGDELVAQRTAAQRPNTELLRQRAFEGLPSDGRLVIQADGQVKVVGPQLLGRLHLDEPAPLGDNPSPARLILPISEKPALLAFTDAGRVALLRWEFAGQQPGTLEKFLPEGMSGERVVQLLPMPAGEAAAGASIGLLSSDGRFKRLPIEDVQELSGRATSVLKLKDGVTLQRVVLCRDDEELVVASSTGRLLRLAVNEANLPVMGRNAQGPVLLRLLPGEAVVGAAGVSPEGSVLLASRSGQLKRLAANSLRRCQRGDIGQIGMRFSQRGDQLIDLREDRSPVVAAVLSDGRSLRLDASELQAEDDTGNGQTLGLCGHEAMAELVPLLN; from the coding sequence ATGCCCAAGGCGCGCCCCGATCAGCCGCTGCCGGACCCATCCGATGACCGGCGTATCCAGCCGATCGAGCTGCACCAGGAGATGCAGCGCTCGTACCTGGAATACGCGATGAGCGTGATCGTGGGCCGGGCTTTGCCCGACGCCCGCGACGGTCTCAAGCCGGTGCAGCGCCGCATCCTCTATGCGATGCACGAGCTGGGGCTCACCCCCGATCGGCCGTATCGCAAATGCGCCCGCGTGGTGGGCGACGTGCTCGGTAAGTACCACCCCCATGGCGACCAGGCGGTGTACGACGCCCTGGTGCGCCTGGTGCAGACCTTCGCCAGCCGCAACCCGCTGTTGGACGGCCACGGCAACTTCGGCTCGGTGGACGACGACCCGCCGGCCGCCATGCGTTACACGGAAACGCGTCTGGCACCGATCGCCAACGAGGCGATGCTCGATGAAATCGGCGACGACACCGTTGATTTCGCCCCCAACTTCGATGGCTCCCAGCAGGAGCCCACGGTGCTGCCGGCGCAGCTGCCGTTCCTGATCCTCAACGGCTGCACCGGCATCGCCGTGGGCATGGCCACCAACATCCCGCCCCACAACCTGGGCGAGGTGGTGGATGCGCTGATCGCCCTGGTGCGCAAACCGGATCTGGCCGACGAGAAGCTGCTGGAGCTGGTACCCGGGCCCGACTTCCCCACTGGCGGCGAGGTGCTCACCGGCAGCGGTGTGCGCGACACCTATCTCACCGGCCGCGGCAGCATCCCGATGCGGGGTGTGGCCCACATCGAGGAGATCCAGCCCGGCAAGGGCCGCCACAAGCGCGGCGCCGTGGTGATCACTGAGCTGCCGTATCAGCTGAGCAAAGCCGGCTGGATCGAGAAGCTGGCCGAGCAGGTGAACGACGGCAAGATCAACGGCATCGCCGACATCCGCGACGAGAGCGATCGCGAAGGCATGCGCGTGGTGGTGGAACTGCGCCGCGACGCCAACCCGGAAACGGTGCTGGGCGAACTGCAACGCCGCACCGCGTTGCAGAGCAACTACGGCGCGATCCTGCTGGCCTTGGTGCACGGCAAACCGATCCAGCTCACCCTGCGCCAACTGCTGCAGGAATTCCTCGAATACCGCGAACTCACCCTGATCCGGCGCACGCGCCATGCGCTCAAGCGCACGGAGGATCGCCTCGAGGTGGTGGAAGGCCTGATCACCGCCCTCAATGCCCTGCCCAAGGTGATCGAAATGATCACCGCCGCCCCCGATGCCGCCAGCGCCAAGGCGAGCCTGCAGGTGCATCTCGACCTCAACGAACGCCAGGCCGATGCGGTGCTCGCCATGCCGCTGCGGCGCCTCACGGGGCTGGAACAGAAAAGCCTGCGCAAGGAAGCCGAGGATCTGCGCCAGGAGCGCAGCCGCCTGCGGCATCTCCTGGATGAACGCCCGGCCCTGCTCGACGCGATGGTGGCCGAGTTCAAAGCGCTCAAAAAACGCTTCGCCACACCACGCCGAACACGCCTAGTGGAAGGCGGCGACGAACTAGTAGCTCAACGCACCGCCGCCCAACGCCCCAACACCGAACTGCTGCGCCAGCGCGCCTTTGAGGGCCTGCCCAGCGATGGCCGCCTGGTGATCCAGGCCGACGGCCAGGTGAAGGTGGTGGGTCCGCAGCTGCTGGGTCGCCTGCACCTGGATGAGCCGGCACCGCTGGGCGACAACCCCTCGCCGGCGCGCTTGATCCTGCCGATCAGCGAGAAGCCGGCGCTGCTCGCCTTCACGGATGCGGGCCGGGTGGCGCTGCTGCGGTGGGAGTTCGCCGGCCAGCAACCGGGCACCCTCGAGAAATTCCTGCCGGAAGGGATGAGCGGCGAACGGGTGGTGCAGCTGCTGCCCATGCCTGCGGGCGAGGCCGCCGCCGGCGCAAGCATCGGCCTGCTCAGCAGCGATGGCCGCTTCAAGCGGCTGCCGATCGAGGATGTCCAAGAGCTCTCCGGCCGGGCCACCTCGGTGCTCAAACTCAAAGACGGCGTAACCCTGCAACGGGTGGTGCTCTGCCGCGACGACGAAGAACTGGTGGTGGCCAGCTCCACCGGCCGTTTGCTGCGGCTGGCGGTGAACGAGGCCAACCTGCCGGTGATGGGGCGGAATGCGCAGGGACCGGTGTTGCTGCGCCTTCTCCCGGGGGAGGCTGTGGTGGGGGCAGCCGGCGTCAGCCCAGAAGGCTCCGTGCTGCTGGCCAGCCGTTCCGGCCAACTGAAGCGCCTGGCAGCCAACAGCCTACGCCGCTGCCAACGGGGCGACATCGGCCAAATCGGCATGCGCTTCAGCCAACGCGGCGATCAGCTAATCGATCTGCGCGAAGACCGCAGCCCGGTGGTGGCCGCTGTGCTCAGCGACGGCCGCAGCCTGCGGTTGGATGCCTCTGAGCTTCAGGCGGAAGACGACACCGGCAATGGTCAAACCCTGGGGCTCTGCGGCCATGAAGCCATGGCCGAGCTGGTGCCGTTGCTGAATTGA
- the queG gene encoding tRNA epoxyqueuosine(34) reductase QueG, whose protein sequence is MVDLADTLKQQARQLGFAAVGIASAAGSERLQLRTAALERWLAAGHQADMAWMADPRRRKAEALLPGMRSVVAVGLPYYIDAERARGSLKVARYGWGRDYHRVIDGRLRALGRWLEAQRPGVHWRACVDSSPLLDKAWAEEAGLGWIGKHSNLISREHGSWLLIGHLLTTAELPADPPAVPACGACSACIDACPTTAISEPFVVDARRCIAFHTIENRDAELPTAIAKSLEGWVAGCDICQDVCPWNQKPLPSSSDPDLQPRPWWLDLRPDEALGWSDDEWDEKLRASALRRIKPAMWRRNIRAASTSTPA, encoded by the coding sequence GTGGTGGACCTGGCTGACACCCTCAAGCAACAGGCAAGGCAACTGGGCTTTGCGGCGGTGGGCATCGCCTCAGCGGCCGGCAGTGAGCGGCTGCAGCTGCGCACCGCAGCCCTCGAGCGCTGGCTGGCCGCGGGCCACCAGGCGGACATGGCCTGGATGGCCGACCCGCGCCGCCGGAAGGCGGAGGCGCTGCTGCCGGGAATGCGCAGCGTGGTGGCCGTGGGACTGCCCTATTACATCGATGCGGAGCGCGCCAGGGGCTCCCTCAAGGTGGCGCGCTACGGCTGGGGTCGCGACTACCACCGGGTGATCGATGGCCGGCTCCGGGCCCTCGGGCGCTGGCTGGAAGCCCAGCGACCCGGTGTGCACTGGCGGGCCTGTGTGGACAGCTCGCCCCTGCTCGATAAGGCCTGGGCCGAAGAAGCGGGACTGGGCTGGATCGGCAAACACAGCAACCTGATCAGCCGCGAGCACGGCTCCTGGCTCCTGATTGGTCATCTGCTCACAACCGCCGAGCTACCGGCCGACCCGCCAGCGGTACCGGCCTGCGGCGCCTGCAGCGCCTGCATCGATGCCTGCCCCACCACCGCGATCAGCGAACCGTTTGTGGTGGATGCCCGCCGCTGCATCGCCTTTCACACGATCGAAAACCGCGACGCGGAACTGCCCACTGCGATCGCCAAATCCCTGGAGGGCTGGGTGGCCGGCTGCGACATCTGCCAGGACGTGTGCCCCTGGAATCAGAAGCCCCTACCCAGCAGTAGCGACCCCGATCTGCAGCCACGCCCGTGGTGGCTGGATCTCCGCCCCGACGAGGCGCTGGGCTGGAGCGATGACGAGTGGGACGAGAAGCTGCGGGCCTCCGCCTTACGCCGGATCAAACCCGCCATGTGGCGGCGCAACATCCGCGCAGCCAGCACCTCCACCCCTGCCTAA
- a CDS encoding HpsJ family protein: MSSAASGRFGSLFRWLGITLVVLLALQLVAVLAVNGWGEESFRQLLSTTLVTQSPMAFVGMLLMLIGQRLDEPVPGRTPLRWFVAVVSGLLALALLITIPVSISGDRAVSDQANQALLAQRGQLEMAKAQLENPQVLEQVIAQGEQAGQIPATASDAEKKKAAQAFMNRQLDQAEDQLKQAENRRDLAANQRRIGGTGTAVVLLVAFTLLAVVAVL; the protein is encoded by the coding sequence GTGAGTTCAGCAGCGTCCGGCCGTTTCGGCAGCTTGTTCCGTTGGCTGGGCATCACCCTGGTGGTGTTGCTGGCGCTGCAACTGGTGGCCGTGCTGGCGGTGAACGGTTGGGGTGAGGAGAGCTTCCGCCAGCTCCTCTCCACCACCCTGGTCACCCAGTCGCCCATGGCGTTCGTGGGCATGTTGCTGATGCTGATCGGCCAGCGCCTCGATGAGCCCGTGCCCGGCCGCACCCCCCTGCGTTGGTTCGTCGCCGTGGTGAGTGGCCTGTTGGCATTGGCCCTGCTGATCACCATTCCCGTGAGCATCAGCGGCGATCGCGCCGTGAGCGATCAGGCCAACCAGGCCCTCTTGGCCCAGCGCGGTCAGCTGGAGATGGCCAAGGCTCAGCTGGAGAACCCCCAGGTGCTCGAGCAGGTGATCGCCCAGGGCGAGCAGGCTGGCCAGATTCCCGCCACCGCCAGCGACGCCGAGAAGAAGAAGGCCGCCCAGGCCTTCATGAACCGCCAACTGGATCAGGCGGAAGATCAGCTGAAGCAGGCGGAAAACCGCCGCGATCTGGCGGCCAACCAGCGCCGCATCGGCGGCACGGGCACCGCTGTGGTGCTGCTGGTGGCCTTCACCCTGCTGGCGGTGGTGGCCGTTCTGTGA
- a CDS encoding DUF502 domain-containing protein, translated as MVQSSPRPEQPLGDRLQQDLKNDLIAGLLVVIPLATTIWLATTVTRFVLAFLTSIPKQLNPFNTLDPILQELINLGLGLLVPLLGILLIGLMARNIVGRWLLEFGEGTLQRIPVAGSVYKTLKQLLETFLRDNSSRFRRVVLVEYPREGLYALGFVTGVLGATLSAGFDQPMLSVFIPTAPNPTTGWYAVVPEASVKDLDLSVEDAFRTIISAGIVNPDERETPASRSFSSLLAQLRAPAYSPLPSNKA; from the coding sequence TTGGTGCAATCCAGTCCCAGACCTGAGCAGCCCCTGGGCGATCGCCTCCAGCAGGACCTCAAGAACGACCTGATCGCCGGCCTGCTGGTGGTGATCCCGTTGGCCACCACGATCTGGTTGGCCACCACGGTGACGCGCTTTGTGCTGGCGTTCCTCACCTCGATCCCCAAGCAGCTCAACCCCTTCAACACCCTGGATCCGATCCTCCAGGAGTTGATCAACCTGGGGCTGGGCCTGTTGGTGCCCCTGCTGGGGATCCTGTTGATCGGCCTGATGGCCCGCAACATCGTGGGCCGTTGGTTGCTCGAGTTCGGCGAGGGCACCCTGCAGCGCATCCCTGTGGCGGGCTCGGTCTACAAGACCCTCAAGCAGCTGCTGGAAACCTTCCTGCGGGATAACTCCAGCCGCTTCCGCCGGGTGGTGCTGGTGGAATACCCCCGCGAGGGCCTCTATGCCCTGGGGTTCGTAACGGGTGTGCTCGGCGCCACCCTCTCGGCTGGCTTCGATCAGCCGATGCTCAGCGTGTTCATTCCCACCGCGCCCAACCCCACCACCGGCTGGTATGCCGTGGTGCCGGAGGCTTCGGTGAAGGATCTCGACCTCTCGGTGGAGGATGCCTTCCGCACGATCATCTCGGCCGGCATCGTGAATCCCGACGAACGCGAAACCCCCGCCAGCCGCAGCTTCTCCAGCCTGCTGGCCCAGCTTCGGGCCCCGGCCTACTCCCCTCTTCCTTCCAACAAGGCCTGA
- the nusB gene encoding transcription antitermination factor NusB: MQSRTVARELALLMLGQISDRQPAADMPLDALLQQAQASLSQHVREALDQAASDLQAAQQQLLDSELQDQGGSEELPKVRQHLQDGLAHAEQGLNRLSASLELPRLLMLSDQDEIRRGAVERARAVLRGREDLDQRLDAVMEGWRLTRLPRIDRDILRLAAVDIEQFNTPAAVACNEAVELANRYSDEQGRRMINGVLRRFTSAPAKG, from the coding sequence ATGCAGAGCCGCACCGTTGCCCGCGAACTGGCCCTGCTGATGCTCGGCCAGATCAGTGATCGTCAGCCGGCGGCTGACATGCCCCTCGATGCGCTGTTGCAGCAAGCGCAGGCCTCGCTCAGCCAGCACGTGCGTGAGGCCCTCGATCAGGCCGCTAGCGATCTCCAGGCTGCCCAGCAACAGCTGCTCGATAGCGAACTCCAGGATCAGGGCGGCAGTGAGGAACTGCCCAAGGTGCGCCAACACCTGCAGGACGGCCTCGCCCATGCCGAACAGGGCCTCAACCGCCTCTCCGCCAGTCTTGAGCTCCCAAGGCTGCTGATGCTCTCCGATCAGGACGAGATCCGCCGCGGTGCCGTGGAGCGCGCCCGGGCGGTGCTGCGGGGCCGCGAGGATCTCGACCAGCGCCTCGATGCCGTGATGGAAGGCTGGCGCCTCACCCGCCTGCCCCGCATCGACCGCGACATCCTGCGCCTCGCCGCCGTGGACATCGAGCAGTTCAACACCCCCGCCGCTGTGGCCTGCAACGAAGCCGTGGAGCTGGCCAACCGCTACAGCGATGAGCAGGGCCGCCGCATGATCAACGGCGTGCTGCGCCGCTTCACCAGCGCCCCCGCCAAGGGCTGA
- the ftsY gene encoding signal recognition particle-docking protein FtsY, which translates to MVYDWFNRSAAPQNPEEPQPEQPPQPPAAEEAPAAAAPDVVQPEPSLEPALSAPAAAAPAVGAVDQDALDWARQAYARLKAQQEAQKQAAAGSPAVSASAPAPQVSAADAAVTTAQDSDQSVQNPGQSVEVAQSPAPEPPAPPVFKAVIAPETPVQAPPVPPEPQPSAAPAAGQSLLEQAAAQRAQRQQELLERAIDVPTEAAAPAAPTAAPATAPVAAPADEAAPQLGAFDEDFTWSAEVLAAQGRNLDDISLEEIDWLGRLRRGMEKTRRGFVTQLLDNLGDDPLTPEVLDDLESLLLRADVGVQATDQVLEALRKRLNEEVVEPAEGIRFLKEQLKGLLDAPIEASGAQLLAPERGRLNVWLMVGVNGVGKTTTLGKLANLAVRSGYSCLIAAADTFRAAAVQQVAVWGERSGVTVVSNPSANADPAAVVFDAIGAAQAKGTDLVLVDTAGRLQTKHNLMEELSKVRRIVDKLAPDALVQSLLVLDASQGQNGLKQAMAFAQAAGLTGVVITKLDGSSRGGVALAVASEAGLPIRFIGAGEGIRDLRPFNSFEFVEALLAK; encoded by the coding sequence ATGGTTTACGACTGGTTCAATCGCAGCGCGGCCCCCCAGAACCCCGAGGAGCCCCAGCCGGAACAACCCCCGCAGCCGCCGGCCGCCGAAGAGGCACCTGCCGCTGCGGCCCCTGATGTTGTCCAGCCGGAACCAAGCCTGGAGCCTGCCCTGTCGGCTCCTGCCGCGGCCGCGCCCGCCGTTGGAGCTGTCGATCAGGACGCCCTTGATTGGGCCCGTCAGGCCTACGCCCGTCTGAAGGCTCAGCAGGAGGCCCAAAAGCAGGCCGCGGCTGGTTCGCCAGCTGTTTCAGCATCGGCGCCAGCACCGCAGGTGAGCGCCGCCGATGCAGCTGTAACGACCGCCCAGGATTCTGATCAGTCTGTACAGAATCCTGGACAGTCCGTCGAAGTTGCTCAATCGCCTGCCCCTGAGCCGCCCGCGCCTCCGGTTTTCAAGGCTGTGATTGCACCGGAAACTCCTGTTCAGGCGCCTCCTGTTCCGCCAGAGCCCCAACCTTCGGCGGCTCCCGCCGCGGGTCAGTCGTTGTTGGAGCAGGCCGCCGCTCAGCGTGCGCAGCGCCAACAGGAGCTGCTGGAGCGGGCGATTGATGTGCCCACTGAGGCAGCAGCCCCAGCGGCTCCAACGGCAGCGCCCGCCACTGCGCCTGTTGCTGCACCTGCCGATGAGGCTGCCCCGCAGCTAGGAGCCTTCGACGAGGATTTCACCTGGTCGGCCGAAGTGTTGGCCGCTCAGGGCCGCAACCTCGACGACATTTCCCTCGAGGAGATCGATTGGCTTGGCCGCCTGCGCCGCGGCATGGAGAAGACGCGGCGCGGATTCGTCACCCAGCTGCTCGACAACCTCGGCGACGACCCCCTCACCCCCGAGGTGCTGGACGATCTCGAGAGCCTCTTGCTGCGCGCCGATGTGGGTGTGCAGGCCACCGATCAGGTGCTCGAGGCCCTGCGCAAGCGCCTCAACGAAGAGGTGGTGGAGCCGGCGGAGGGCATTCGCTTTCTGAAGGAGCAGCTCAAGGGGTTGCTCGATGCCCCGATTGAGGCCAGTGGTGCCCAGTTGCTGGCGCCTGAGCGCGGCCGCCTCAACGTGTGGTTGATGGTGGGTGTGAACGGGGTGGGCAAAACCACCACCCTCGGCAAGCTCGCCAACCTGGCGGTGCGCAGCGGCTACAGCTGCCTGATCGCCGCCGCCGACACCTTCCGCGCCGCCGCGGTGCAACAGGTGGCGGTGTGGGGTGAGCGCAGTGGCGTCACCGTGGTGTCGAACCCCTCGGCCAATGCCGATCCGGCGGCGGTGGTGTTTGACGCCATCGGCGCGGCCCAGGCCAAGGGCACCGATCTGGTGCTGGTGGACACGGCCGGTCGTCTGCAGACCAAACACAACCTGATGGAGGAGCTCTCCAAGGTGCGTCGCATCGTCGACAAGTTGGCGCCCGATGCCCTGGTGCAGTCGTTGCTGGTGCTTGATGCCAGCCAGGGCCAGAACGGCCTGAAGCAGGCCATGGCCTTTGCCCAGGCTGCTGGCCTCACCGGCGTGGTGATCACCAAGCTCGATGGCAGTTCCCGCGGTGGTGTGGCACTCGCCGTGGCCTCGGAAGCGGGCCTGCCGATTCGCTTCATTGGTGCTGGCGAGGGGATCCGCGATCTGCGCCCCTTCAACAGCTTTGAGTTTGTGGAAGCCTTACTCGCGAAGTAG